The Betaproteobacteria bacterium genome has a window encoding:
- a CDS encoding dienelactone hydrolase family protein: MPARPSRVHNRAMGGVLSCKASARRAGCALLLVAACAGVAAEPPAEVSFPSADGRTWLRGYLFMPQTPPPWPAVVMLHGRSGPYSTAAKGVYDATTLSRRHVQWGRFWANRGYLALHVDSFSSRGYPAGFPIRSYSSRPPEVSEQKVRPLDAYGAAAYLRSRDDVSAQRIGFHGWSNGAMAGLATMGALPHSAAGALQEGFQAALLFYPGCRIQAKQDYRPYAPALMFVASEDEEVAPLPCRLLAEQIKSRGIDHFEMVWYAGATHAFDDPGKRRQSIEANRAARGDAMERAAEYFDRHLRR; this comes from the coding sequence ATGCCGGCGAGACCATCCCGCGTGCATAATCGCGCCATGGGCGGAGTGCTATCGTGCAAAGCGAGCGCTCGGCGTGCGGGGTGCGCGCTGCTGCTCGTCGCCGCCTGCGCAGGCGTTGCCGCGGAGCCGCCGGCCGAGGTGAGCTTCCCGAGCGCCGACGGGCGCACCTGGCTCCGCGGCTACCTGTTCATGCCGCAGACGCCGCCGCCGTGGCCGGCCGTAGTCATGCTGCACGGTCGCAGCGGGCCGTATTCGACTGCCGCCAAAGGGGTCTACGACGCCACGACCTTGTCGCGGCGCCATGTGCAATGGGGCCGGTTCTGGGCGAACCGCGGCTATCTCGCGTTACATGTCGACAGCTTCAGCTCGCGCGGCTATCCCGCAGGCTTTCCGATCCGCAGTTATTCGAGCCGTCCGCCGGAGGTGAGCGAACAGAAGGTCCGCCCGCTGGATGCCTATGGCGCCGCCGCTTATCTGCGTTCGCGCGACGACGTGAGCGCCCAGCGTATCGGCTTTCATGGCTGGTCGAACGGCGCGATGGCGGGTCTTGCCACCATGGGCGCGCTCCCGCACTCGGCCGCCGGGGCGCTTCAGGAAGGATTTCAGGCGGCGCTGCTGTTCTATCCCGGCTGCCGCATCCAGGCAAAGCAGGACTATCGGCCCTACGCCCCGGCGCTCATGTTCGTTGCCTCCGAAGACGAGGAGGTCGCGCCGCTGCCCTGCCGGCTACTCGCCGAGCAGATCAAGTCGCGCGGTATCGATCATTTCGAGATGGTCTGGTATGCGGGCGCTACCCATGCTTTCGACGACCCGGGCAAACGACGCCAGTCGATCGAAGCCAACCGCGCTGCCCGCGGTGACGCGATGGAGCGCGCGGCCGAGTACTTCGACCGGCATTTGCGCCGGTGA